A portion of the Sabethes cyaneus chromosome 3, idSabCyanKW18_F2, whole genome shotgun sequence genome contains these proteins:
- the LOC128740039 gene encoding uncharacterized protein LOC128740039, with product MSVDEKENEVRRHHLCRNCLRKGHSTKDCSSTITCRKCRGRHHTQLCSHGPSSSGKTPESSNKNFPLQSCSAQPQTSLSATDELKNYASIGQGRSSVLLATAVIHVVDDNGTNHTARALLDSGSECCFMTESFSQRIKAKRTKISIPIVGIGQAATQARCKFISTIRSRITNYTATVEFLVLPKLTVNLPGVCVDVSLWNIPSGIQLADPLFNDSNSVDLVLGAEIFFDLFEVPGKIVLGDSLPKLVNSLLGWVVSGRASTCRPAPRLTANVATTIDLHHLMEKFWMLEEDQNSSCLSVEESACEEHFNRTVTRSLTGRYIVRLPLKDNLIENVTNNRRIALRRLHLLESRLSKNKDLGEQYKNFLDEYLSLGHMCRLSNPEEPLLNCYYLPHHAVIRQDSSTTKLRVVFDASCKTAGGPSLNDALMIGPIVQQDLRSIIMRSRMHRVMLIADIKQMYRQILVDERDTPLQRIVWRCESNNPIDTFELKTVTYGTASAPYLATRTLVQLATDEKESYPMAAKVLINDFYVDDLFSGGSTVADTLQLRHQLESLLAKGGFELRKWASNESEVLDGIPVSHRALQTSLDLDRDQCLKTLGLHWEPASDVLRYNVKIAPPSLSTPFTKRVALSYIAQLFDPLGLVAPVVTTAKLFMQVLWTQRDEKGKPYQWDQVLPTALKDRWLAHHSKLPFLNELRIDRCILLPNTVSIQLHLFSDASEDAYGACVYVRSSDGFGNIKVALLTARSKVAPLKKQSIPRLELCGACIAAELYQKVSTSLRIAADTFFWVDSTIVLSWLNSPPSTWTTFVANRVSKIQLATQNCTWNHTPGQQNPADCISRGTSAELLLTNTLWWHGPDWLQLDNSFWPNQSFKHHDIPTGIPEHRTTPKTTFSIAVKPSFIDEHVEKFSNFTRLLRVTAYCLRFANNCRAQSTQRLKTIIVSVEEINEAETVIIRLVQQQVYSNEWKQLQNSQPIPVKSSIKWFYPIMAQDQLIRIGGRLRQAHLPFDSKHQILLPSTHAFSSLLVRHYHEKHLHAAPQLLLTILRLRYWITGARNLAKRIIHKCIACFRARPRLVEQFMAELPASRITEARPFSVTGVDYWGPITLKPCHRRAAPRKAYVAVFVCFTTKAVHLELVPELTTSKFMQALRRFVSRRGLCADLYSDNGRNFVGAANELRQLVHTAECQQTIAHECASNGIRWHFNPPKASHFGGLWEASIYSAQKHFVRVVGNHTLAYDEMETLLSQIECCLNSRPIVPLSDDPTDFEPLTPGHFLTGAALKAVPDANLLSIPFNRLRQWQQTQQLYQYVWKRWHTEYLSSLQRRSKWINPPVEITTNQLVILKDENTPPMKWITARIVDLHPGQDGVVRVVTVQTSSGRFIRPVAKLCILPITATGEPSPNEPDTSNQATIPSQSS from the coding sequence ATGAGTGTCGATGAGAAGGAAAATGAAGTACGACGCCATCATCTATGCCGTAACTGCTTGCGCAAGGGACATTCAACTAAAGACTGTTCCTCGACTATTACATGTCGGAAATGTAGAGGTCGTCATCATACTCAATTGTGCTCCCACGGACCCTCTTCCAGTGGAAAGACACCAGAGTCatccaacaaaaattttccGTTACAATCCTGCAGTGCTCAACCACAAACGTCATTATCAGCAACCGATGAATTGAAAAATTATGCTTCTATCGGACAAGGCCGTTCCAGTGTACTACTTGCCACAGCCGTAATCCATGTTGTCGACGATAATGGCACAAATCACACCGCGAGAGCTCTACTTGACTCCGGCAGCGAGTGCTGTTTTATGACAGAATCGTTTTCCCAGCGAATAAAAGCAAAAAGGACGAAGATCTCCATCCCAATTGTCGGAATCGGACAAGCAGCTACGCAAGCAAGGTGTAAATTTATATCTACTATTCGCTCCCGCATCACAAACTACACTGCAACCGTTGAATTTCTCGTTTTACCTAAACTAACCGTCAACTTACCAGGAGTTTGTGTTGATGTTTCTTTATGGAACATACCGTCGGGGATTCAACTAGCTGATCCTCTCTTCAATGACAGCAACTCTGTCGATCTTGTGCTTGGTGCCGAGATCTTTTTTGATTTGTTCGAAGTTCCCGGAAAAATTGTTCTTGGTGATTCACTTCCCAAACTCGTGAATTCCTTGCTCGGATGGGTTGTTTCCGGACGAGCGAGCACCTGTCGGCCAGCTCCACGACTTACAGCCAATGTAGCAACAACTATCGATTTGCATCATCtgatggaaaaattttggatgCTTGAAGAGGATCAAAATTCGTCTTGTTTATCAGTCGAAGAATCTGCCTGTGAGGAGCATTTTAATCGTACTGTGACCCGTTCGCTCACAGGTCGGTACATTGTCCGCCTTCCGTTGAAGGATAACCTTATCGAAAATGTGACCAATAATCGACGTATCGCCTTGCGTCGGCTACATTTACTAGAATCTCGCTTGTCTAAAAACAAGGACCTAGGCGAGCAATACAAAAACTTTCTAGACGAATACTTATCCCTCGGCCATATGTGTCGTCTATCGAATCCCGAAGAACCGTTACTAAATTGCTATTATTTGCCACACCACGCCGTCATACGGCAGGATAGTTCGACAACAAAGCTTCGCGTTGTATTTGATGCATCATGTAAGACCGCCGGTGGCCCATCTCTAAATGACGCACTAATGATAGGACCCATCGTACAACAAGACCTGAGATCCATTATCATGCGTTCTAGAATGCATCGTGTAATGCTGATAGCAGACATTAAGCAGATGTATCGCCAAATCCTTGTGGACGAACGAGACACTCCGCTTCAACGAATAGTATGGAGATGTGAATCGAACAACCCTATCGACACATTCGAGCTTAAAACCGTTACTTACGGAACAGCCAGTGCCCCATATCTGGCAACGAGAACTCTTGTTCAATTAGCTACAGATGAAAAGGAATCATACCCCATGGCGGCTAAAGTTCTCATTAATGACTTTTACGTGGACGACCTTTTCTCTGGTGGTAGTACTGTGGCTGACACTCTCCAGTTACGTCATCAATTAGAATCGTTACTAGCAAAGGGCGGTTTTGAACTTCGTAAGTGGGCTTCAAACGAAAGCGAAGTACTGGATGGCATTCCCGTTTCACATCGCGCACTTCAAACATCACTGGATCTAGATCGTGACCAATGCTTAAAAACATTAGGACTTCACTGGGAACCAGCCTCAGACGTATTAAGATATAACGTTAAAATAGCACCACCCTCATTATCTACTCCGTTTACTAAAAGAGTCGCTCTTTCCTACATCGCCCAGTTGTTCGATCCACTAGGTTTAGTGGCTCCTGTAGTCACTACAGCCAAGCTATTCATGCAAGTTCTATGGACGCAAAGGGACGAAAAGGGCAAACCTTACCAGTGGGATCAAGTTTTACCTACCGCGCTTAAGGACCGTTGGCTTGCTCATCATTCGAAGCTACCCTTTCTCAATGAACTTCGTATAGACCGTTGCATTTTGCTGCCCAACACTGTTTCCATTCAACTGCATTTGTTTTCTGATGCATCTGAAGACGCTTACGGGGCATGCGTTTACGTCAGAAGCAGCGATGGATTCGGGAACATAAAGGTCGCACTACTAACAGCCAGATCAAAGGTGGCCCCATTAAAGAAACAAAGTATTCCGCGCTTGGAGCTATGCGGAGCCTGTATCGCAGCTGAACTTTACCAGAAGGTTTCAACATCCTTGCGAATAGCAGCAGACACATTTTTTTGGGTAGACTCGACGATAGTACTCAGTTGGCTGAACTCACCTCCTTCTACTTGGACCACATTCGTGGCAAACCGAGTATCGAAAATTCAGCTCGCTACTCAGAATTGCACTTGGAATCATACACCCGGTCAGCAAAATCCAGCCGATTGCATTTCGCGGGGAACATCAGCAGAACTTCTTCTCACAAACACACTTTGGTGGCACGGACCCGACTGGCTACAGTTAGACAACAGCTTTTGGCCGAACCAATCCTTCAAGCACCACGACATTCCTACCGGTATTCCTGAGCATCGCACAACACCCAAAACCACATTTAGTATCGCGGTTAAGCCTTCATTCATCGATGAACATGTTGAAAAATTCTCCAATTTCACTCGTTTGCTACGTGTGACAGCGTATTGTTTGCGATTTGCGAATAATTGCCGTGCGCAATCTACACAACGACTAAAAACTATTATTGTTAGCGTGGAAGAAATCAACGAAGCCGAAACAGTAATTATCAGACTCGTTCAACAACAAGTGTATAGCAATGAATGGAAGCAACTGCAAAACTCTCAACCCATTCCCGTTAAATCAAGCATTAAATGGTTTTACCCCATTATGGCACAAGATCAATTGATTCGCATTGGAGGCCGACTTCGGCAAGCTCATTTGCCATTCGACAGTAAGCACCAAATTCTTCTCCCGTCAACTCACGCTTTCTCCAGCTTGCTTGTGCGACATTACCATGAAAAGCATTTGCATGCCGCCCCTCAACTATTGCTGACTATTCTTCGACTTCGCTACTGGATTACCGGAGCTAGGAATCTTGCTAAACGGATTATTCACAAATGCATCGCTTGTTTTCGAGCACGCCCGCGGCTCGTGGAGCAGTTTATGGCAGAGCTCCCAGCATCGCGCATTACAGAAGCTAGACCATTTTCAGTAACGGGAGTGGACTATTGGGGTccaattacgctaaaaccgtgcCATCGTCGTGCTGCACCGAGAAAGGCGTATGTGGCGGTGTTTGTATGCTTCACTACGAAAGCTGTTCACTTAGAACTGGTTCCGGAACTTACCACTTCCAAATTCATGCAAGCGTTGCGGCGTTTTGTGTCCCGTCGTGGATTATGCGCAGACTTATATAGCGATAACGGTCGCAACTTTGTGGGAGCAGCAAACGAGCTACGTCAGCTGGTTCACACTGCAGAATGCCAACAAACTATTGCTCACGAGTGTGCATCGAATGGAATTCGATGGCACTTCAATCCACCAAAGGCCTCTCACTTTGGGGGTCTTTGGGAGGCTTCTATTTACTCTGCCCAAAAGCACTTTGTTCGTGTTGTTGGGAATCACACTTTAGCATACGACGAAATGGAGACATTGCTATCTCAAATCGAATGCTGCCTCAACTCCAGACCGATAGTTCCATTGAGCGATGATCCGACCGATTTCGAACCGCTTACTCCTGGTCATTTCTTAACGGGCGCTGCACTTAAGGCTGTACCTGATGCGAACCTGTTATCTATTCCGTTCAATCGTTTGCGTCAATGGCAACAGACGCAACAACTTTACCAATATGTATGGAAGAGATGGCATACCGAATATTTATCATCTTTACAACGGCGATCGAAGTGGATTAACCCACCTGTAGAGATCACAACAAACCAACTGGTCATCCTTAAGGATGAAAATACTCCCCCTATGAAATGGATTACTGCACGCATCGTCGACCTTCATCCAGGACAGGACGGTGTAGTACGAGTGGTTACCGTTCAAACTTCCAGTGGCCGTTTCATTCGTCCAGTGGCAAAATTGTGCATCTTACCCATCACCGCTACTGGAGAACCATCGCCGAACGAACCAGACACATCCAACCAGGCAACAATTCCTTCCCAGAGTTCCTGA